One Artemia franciscana chromosome 7, ASM3288406v1, whole genome shotgun sequence DNA segment encodes these proteins:
- the LOC136029139 gene encoding protein dpy-30 homolog isoform X2 has product MEDSNNKKALEDNGESQNKKPKIEQPLPIRQYLDQTVIPVLQQGLLLVVKERPADPLEFLGQYLLKNKTTVESSDNKES; this is encoded by the exons AAAGCACTTGAAGATAATGGAGAGTCACagaataaaaaacctaaaattgaACAGCCTTTGCCAATCAGGCAGTATTTGGATCAGACAGTAATCCCTGTTCTCCAGCAAGGTTTATTGTTGGTAGTCAAAGAAAG GCCAGCAGATCCCCTTGAGTTTCTTGGTCAGTAtctattgaaaaacaaaaccacCGTGGAAAGCAGTGACAATAAGGAATCTTGA